GTCATCGCACGAAGTTCGAGCGCCTTGCCCTCGGCCAGATACACGTCGCCTTCCCCGAATAAGGTGTAATCCGGATGGACGTAGGTGGCGTAAGTGTCGATATCGCCTTGTTCAAGCGCCGCCCACATCTCGGTGATTGCTTTTTCTATCAATGTTTCATCGGTCTGCGCGGTGGCGTTCAGTCCGATAAAAGCAACGAATACGAGTAGACTCAGTTTGTGCATGACGGCTCTCCTTGGCGGACGTGTTGCTGAGTGTAATCGCTGCCGACCCGCGAGCGCTACTGAGCGTTCAGGCGGGAATGACAACGACCGACCGGATCACGCTGAGGAGTCCGAGCCGAGTTGAAGTGTCTTGAGTGGCCGAGTTAAGAGACCCGTCACCAGACCGGCAACCAGCTGGCGTATACCGGGCAAACGCGACAGTGGGTCGAACATCAGGTCGCGAAGGGCCGCGAGGACGCGGCTGTCAGATTGATAGAACGGTGTGAGACTCAGGCTGGCCAGTTGAAATAAACGCACGTGCAGTCGTCGTAGGTTCGCGTAGC
This sequence is a window from Pseudomonadota bacterium. Protein-coding genes within it:
- a CDS encoding DUF4440 domain-containing protein, yielding MHKLSLLVFVAFIGLNATAQTDETLIEKAITEMWAALEQGDIDTYATYVHPDYTLFGEGDVYLAEGKALELRAMTDWVGRAKRVQTEMHDPSVTVRGDTAWITYYWTDAGYTDGERWTSRGKSTRIFVRENDRWLCIHGHFTAVD